AGCTGGGAAGACTATCAGCTAGGATTTGGATTTCTTTCGAGTGAATTATGGATCGGTAATAAGAAGCTTTCATACTTAACCAATCACAAGCGATATCAACTCCGTATTGACTTGACGACAACAGATGGTTCAACTTTCAATGTGACGTATGATGCATTCCGAATAAGCGATGACTCCAACAACTACAAGATCGTCAAAGCAGAAATAACCAACAGAACAGTAGGTAAATATGTAGAAATCCTTTTGTAGTGCGTTTATTCGTTTCTCCAAAAAGTCTTGTCTTGTCAAAAGAACTTTCGATTTATATGAGGAAATATGATTTCAATGGATATCAAAAACTTCAAGATGACTAAAATGTCACTATTAAAGATAATATTCAAGCCCGAACGGGTTTTTAAGTTTACTTCCCTCCGTCTTATTTCCTGTTTCTACAACACTGTGTTTGTTGTGTACAGTGTGAATACGACTAACACACTGAACTGAACTTACTAATTATTCCCCATTGGTACATCCTTCTGTGCAGTGTATCTGTTTAGCTATATCATCTCCTAAGTCAGATCTTCAACTCATTTAGGTTTGCTTTATTCATTGTTGTTTATCTAATTTAGTGAACTTTGGCGATAATATCTTTATGGGAACGTAACATAGTTTTATCAGTTACATTCACATTTGGAGTAATGCTGTCAGAATTGTCAATCAAACACAAAACCACTGCTTGAGGTTCTCACTCCCTACTGGCATTTAGCAAAACTCATTATGTTTCGTTGCGAAGTTCACTAAATCAATAGCTAatggtttttgtattttttattctgCTAGTCTTTGTAGATAACTACATCGAGTGGTGTCCAACAAATACAATCTACAATGAATTTGAACTCTGCGATGCTACCTGTGCTGATCCTGATAGTTTTGTCAACACTTCCTGCAAAGGATCTCATTCGTGTGTCTGTCCTGGAGGATTTTTGATGAACGGTGATAACTGCATTAGAATAGAGGACTGCGGATGTTACATCGAAAGTGAAACAAATGGAGTGAGAGGTGTAGTGTTAAATGTAGGTATTTTCTTTCACATTGTGATATCTACTACCAACAGTGTACCAATTCAAATGATGCTTTATACTGGGTTAGTGGATCGATTGGCATTTTCTCCCGAACCCTCCCAGCCAGCACCCTTTTCAACTTTGGATATACGCAGTTTTGCAATTAAAGTTGTGTTTGTTTGCAGTATTTCATAAAATCACTAATCGGAGAAACCTTTTCAGATCCCTAAAGTGACTTATGATGCATGTAATGGTTTCTTAATTCCAGGAAGGAGGAGTTTGCGTCTCTCCATTCCGTAGcacaaaatgttcttgtacggaTAATCATCTTTCGTGTGACGATAGTTATCAATGCGATCCTAACGCAGATTGTGAAGAAAGGAACGGTCTCTTACAATGTTACTGTCCACCAGGATATAGCGGATACGGCACACAATGTAGGCCTACGGACTGTAACGCACTGTATAACAATGGCGTGAGAACAAGTGGCGTCTATGAAATCAAACCCACAATTTGGCCTGACTCTCTGTTTGAAGTTTACTGTAACATGTCCGACTTGGGAGGCTGGACGGTAAGTGTGACAGTTTTTCTTAAACCAGTGATCCGCAAGCTTTTAGGCCGACGACACACAAGTCATCCATGAGGACCAAACCACGAACCACCAGAGCCCAATCCCTCAGAACGGACGTTCAAAATACATGAAAGCTAGCTTGGATTGTGAATATGATGTGAAAAAAATAACTTGAAGATAATCAAACTCCATCAACATATATCTGTAAACTCCACCAAAATATTTTGCGACACATGTTCGATTTGAGACCCGTAAGCTAGTTTAAACAACATTGCCGTAGTGTAGAGCACTGGAATAGGCTTCCCATTAGACGGAGAAAGTTGAATGCCTAATTTATTGCGACTGTGAGCGCATTCCTAAGAGGAAGTATTCTCTGTGTTGTGTTAGTACTTTCAGGAATTTAGTTTTAGAAACTTCATAACATGTTATCTATTGGTTGTTCCTTTGGATAAGGgttgatgttttattttttattttttaacaagGTATTCCAGCGTCGCGTTGATGCTTCACAAGACTTTTATGTCTATTGGGATGACTACAAGATTGGCTTTGGTAATCGAAGTCGGAACTTCTGGCTCGGAAATGAAAAGATATATAGCTTGACGAACCAAAGACAATATGAACTCCGGATCGACTTTGTTGAAAAAGGTGGTGCTCCTTACTACGCCAAATACGATTTCTTTCGTATCAGTGACGAGAACGATAACTTCAGGCTAGATGTTGGAAATTATTCTGACGGAGATGCAGGTAGGTTAATATCTGCCGAATTATCAAACCTACCCTGTTTATAAAGAAGTATTTAGTACTATTTGTATGATATATTTCACTAGCTAATCATCTACTAGCCTATACAAACCGTTCtgcatttgttgaaaataagcTTATTAACTCGATGGCAGATCCTGGTGATTTACTTGGTAATAGTTTGTTGATCCAACTAATGGGCAAATATCTATTAGGTAAAAATTTCTGGACAATTAGCTGGACATTTGTACCCACAAACACTTACAATCAAGACACATCAGTTAGTAACATATAAACCCGTCATTTTATACTGTACCTAATTATATCTAAACTTCTTTGCACAAGGCACACACATAGTGAACAGATGAGTCACTTATATTCGACAAGATATACCGAAAGCTGACAGTAATTGCTAATGCAATCACACATGTAACGTATCGACCACATATGTTTACAAATCCATCAGTCAAAAGATGAAAGAGGAAAATATCCCAGTGCAACATGATTATGTACCCTTAACAAATCTTTACGTATACGAAAACAACCACGCGTGTGCGCACAAACACAAACTTAAATATGCTTATCGTATCATTTCACGGGGCTGAGCTCCTGGGTAGCTCGTGTTAGAGAGTACGATAACAGCTCTTGCCTTTGGAGTTGGTTTAAGTTGATCTCTTTTGACTTTACTTACTTACTCCTTCTATCAAAGTTATGTAAACTTCAAGTGGTGTAAAACTTGATATCGCATTGGTTGCTAGATAAAAGTAACGATGAGGAGACTATTCTTGCTGGAATAAAATCAAGCTCCGGCCTATATGGAGACCAGCGTGCTCGCCTAGAATAGCTACATCATGAAATTATATTGTGTTGGAAGAATGAAATGTAGGTCATGTAAAGAAAAAGGGAGCTtcttaaattaaatattttccaTCCTATTACATGACAATAGGAAACCAAATAAACCGTAGCTGTTCTTGTAAATGAAAGCCGAATCTCCTGTAAAACTACACTGAAACAGAACTGTTGTGTACGACAATTGTCCTCTATTTCCAGTTTTTAAAAACTTATTGATAAAATAATATGAGATAAACAGATAAACTaaacaaacttataaaaatTGAGCACACATGAATGAACTTGTTTTAATTTGCAAAGAGCCAGATCGAGGAACTCTTGTGGTACTTATGAATATCATAATGAAAGTTGCGCATACCTCGACCATGTAGCAATCTTTctttctgtgatgtcatcatgaaagaaaatgttacaaCAAACAAATCAGAATTACCTAAGCGCTTACACAATATTAACAATAGTTCAACAGCATAATGAGCCATACAAAGGAGTTGATGACCTATTTCCCTTCTTTTTTCCTATCTACATATTTTCGTTTGTAATAATCAAAATCACAGGTAATAGGAAACATCTACTTATTGGAATAACTATAAGTATACTGATCGATGCAATGAACTAATTTTTGAATTTCTTTCTGTTACTTcttctattgtttttattaaacaGGTGATTCGCTGACCTATCATGATGACCAACCGTTCACTACACGAGACAACGATAACGATGATTATGACTATAGTGCTTACAGCTCTGAAACGGACAATGTAGCGCATTATTTTGATGGTGCATGGTTGTACATGAatttttatgataattatgataatgattCATCTCTAAACAGTCCCTATGATAGTGATAACTTTTATTGGGATACCATTCCAGGTGATTATAATCACATTAAATTTACAGAGATGAAAGTTCGCGCAATCGACGTAGAACCATAAAGACCCACAACGGAGTgtattaaaatatatcacaagAAAAGTTAACAACAGTTAAAATATAATGATGTATTGGTCCTATGTGTTGTGTATCGTCATGACAATGCATTTATCAATTATTATGTTACAAAACATGCTGACTCCTTTTCTATAGTTTTTAGTTTAGTGTAAACTTACACAGAATTTCTATTCCATGCAAATGATTGATTACTATAGCGAAATGTATTTTGTGTGTTTCCGTATTGTTGTCTGTTACATAATATTTGGTGTAACTTTGTTTGACCATACTTCAAATTGTTCAGATTCAGCTGCATAATATTCGCCCATGTTTGAACGTAGTCCTTGCTTGATTGGCTTGTTTAACCCTCGTGATTTGTGTTACGTAATTAGTCCTTTTCAATGTCcattggtatatatacatatattgggCGCACGCGGAAAAGGGACTTCTGGCGTTGGTTGCGTCTAGCCAGGATACAGTATTTTACATGCCAGATATTCAGCCACTTGATTACTTGCGAAATGGTTGGAAAGTGATGCCACGTAATATAATGCTGTTTGTAAATAGGGACCAGTGTTTTCTTGATGTTCTCGATGTTAAAGGGCTAAAGAGGTATTTTATTGCTTATATATTATAAGTTAAATGCTTTCTTCGTGTGTGTTTGCTGGTTGATGTTTGTGAAATAGTGAAATTTGTCTAGTTTTATTTGTACCcaaaaacaaactataaaatgataaaatgttgttttcaGTACTctaagttttctatttttgtatttcgATAGTTTTACGGAGCCATGGAGTCTATGTGCGACTGCGAGTAGAATAAATTGCGATATATCCAACTTTTGTACAAAACCGTCCTTATTTTCGTCTTGCTACGACCGCTACGATTACTATTTACTATGGTTTGTGAATTGCCAACAAAATGTATCCCCCCCCTGTTCTCAATGTTTTAGCTTTTGAGTTATATTCAaaaatcaaaaatgaaaaaagagacCGTCGTGAGTTTAAATCATAAACGAAAAGCCAGTGTATAAGGAAACATGTCGAGACCTGTCAAAGCTTGTGGTTTGCAAAATTCTATCGAAATAAGACCATTATGTCTGTACACCTTTCTGTTCATTAAATTGATATAGCCTTTAGTTTTTAAATACGCTTAACcctaaaatatttattatttatattagtAGTTATAGAATAAACATTACCCAAACATGTTTCCAAATACCCCTTACCCTAACATGTATTAAATTACGCCTAACcctaaaatgtatatatatgtttctaacTACTAACCCTTACAtggttatataaatatatatttttaaatacgCCTAACCCTGATTTATTTATAGTAGTTATAAAATACACCTTGCCCTAACATTTTCCTCAATACATCTTACCACATGATAAATATACCTAACCCTAACATGTTTGGAAATACGCCCAACTCTAACTTGTTTTTATATACACCTTACCCTAACATGTTTATAAGTACACCTTACCCTAACATTTATTTAAGAGACGTCTAACTCTAACATGTTTTTATATGCTTTTAAATACGCCTAACCCTTACTTATTGATAGAAGTTACAAAATACGAATAATCCTAACGTGTTTTAAAATGCGCCTAACCCTATTATGTTTTCAACTACGCCTAACCTTAACATTTTTAACAAATATCCTTACTAGATCAATTGTATAACCATAACATGTTTTGAGCGAATGTGctttaaaatgaagaaatacaaTTTGTTTCCGcgatttttaaaacatttttatacGTACATAATGCACATAACTCGGATATCGCCTTCATTTTAACTAATGCGATATCTATACACCCCTGTTGGTGAGAATCTACAATGACATCCGTCCAGCATAAAAATGAATCTCAAATCATAATACTGCACCGCGTACATAAACTCAGCTTTAATCAACGACGTGCATATGATTTCAAAGGACATGCTGTGTGATTCTTATTTCTTTCGACTCgaggcatttggtggggggggggggggtgggatttgGGGACGGGCGTCCTAGGCTCTGGTGAGGTGGTCTAATTTTTACTCGACTGAATGCAAGAAAGAAATCCCGACTGAGATTTACACCAGATATAATGTTATCCCTCAATAAAGAGTAATATTTTCAACTGAGAAATTGTAAAGTAAGATATAATGTTACCTTCGGGGACGCACAGTATTATCAAACCACATTGAATTTCTCTAAACTTACGAATAGTCGAACTTAATTGCTATCAGTAGATAAAAAAGCGTACTTTAAACCAGTGTGAAAATCGACGAGGTTTGGTAAGATGTAGAGGACAGTTCATTATACAGCGTTAAGAAAGACACATACCAAACCATCATTACTAGTCTACATGATAGAAAAATTCTTATTCTTGTTTAGGGAGATCTCATAGATTTAGGGTTTCCCTAGCAACAAAGATAGCGCATTGATGCCGTCTAACTATGACATTTGCGTGCATCAGTTAAtcatgtgttttgtttgtttactacaatattttctgtaatggaaatGGGTTTTTCGAATGCCGGATCTAAAATATTGAGCCTAGTATAACGTAGTGATGAAATAATTGTACGGCTTTAGTGATCTTGACTTTATGATCTTATAACGTCATCAGCTACAGCAGGCTCAACCTACTCTATGCACAGGCAATACGCCCACTCGATGATTTTACGTCCATCGGCCTAACggtttagtttttgtttttgtcgcAAAAATCTGGCGGCCATTTAACCTCTATCGATATCATGACCATTGTGGTATTTTACATAAAATAGTACGAGTGAAACGTTGGTTAGAAAGTTTGTGCCTGTTTTTACAGAATTCCCAAAAATGCTGTTATTATTAACAGTTTTACCtctgaccatgtgacgtcatcactgaAGAAGATACTACAAGACATGCCCAGGTGCACTTCCACTAAGCTTTAGTTCATCGGCTTCAGGTTAAGGAGAAGCAGTCTAAGTGATACACAAACAGTTAAAACTCGCACACGCATCACCAACACATCACTTTTCGTCCTTTACCCCCAAAATGGTAAATCCACTTCATTTGATTGTGTCACACTGATGTGTCCCTCTTCTAATGCCCACCAAGTTTCAGCTACCAGTCCTGCTACAATTTGATTTCGGCACCCTTCAAAATCCAccttttccgacaaaatgggaCAAAAAGCTCTGTCGTGGATCACAATAAAGCTAGTATACCCTCCTGaactccctctcccccccccctcgtgcCCCTTTCTCTCTTCCTCCTCTCCTTTCCCTCTTCCCCTTCTCATCTTGTAGTCCCCCTCTTCTccctttcccctcccttccTGTAACCTAAACGAGTAGATGAAGAATCCGAAACTGTCCATATAGTCAACCAGGGAAATATTGGCTGACTCTTCGACTAAAGTCAAAAAACGTGCTGTAGGCTGCGACAATAACGTATCGCTTAATGATTGCTGCACAGCGCCCCTATTTCATCAGCCAACCATCGACATTGTATTGAACCTGTTACAAATCAGCATGATTCTATGATTTCATAGTACAGTTACATACGTGACATGTAGCCTTTGTACAGCTTCATAGGTTATGGAGATTTGTTAACCATCCCTTCCCAAACAGTAAAGATATGCCAGAAACCGTTATCAGTAATTGGTAGTAAGAGTTCAATGGGGATCGAAATGGCCGCTCCAGCCAAACCGTGTGAGCAAATTGAGTCAGAACAACAAAGAGTGTTGTCAACAAGCTGGAAGCAGCATGTAAGTGCCTAACCTCAAAGTCTTAGGTCTACGCTAGCCTAACAACAACTTAGGCAGGCACAAAGCCCAATGCCTAGTGCCCAATTTCTTTGCTTATATCTTATTCAAACAAGATCATTTGCTATCGATATTTGGCAACGGGAATGAGGAAAACGAAATAAGGAACCCGATAAAACCTTGTAGGCggttaaaaaaattgaagactCAAGACCGTCTCATTTCATAACTGTTGTAAACAGAACCGTTCGGTCATCATACATTTATGAATTCATAATATTGGTATATCTGTACATTTAGTTACAATAAGGTTTTTGACGGTATACCACACAACAATTCACTCCCGGCAGCGATGGAAGCTGTTATTGTAACATACAGCGTGGCtgtttcttcaaaagtataacCTTTGACTGTTTATCTTCAAATCATAAGAATTGGGTACTtttatattgatattattaACTGATCCGCTTTTAACCTCAGTCCCATTGCACCAATACTGTGAGAtgatcgtcaggtgtgcattaCGATTCCCCTAGAGGGAAACATAATGCAGCACGTGCTCTATGCAAGACAAAAGGCTGAGATCTTTGTGTGTAATAAACAATACATGTTGCTGTCGTCAGTCCCGAGTTGATGATGAATAAACCAAACTATGTTGTCACGAGGCATCTCTCACATATAATGTAACACAAAATTAGCTTACTGAGAAAAacggtagtagtagtagtaagttgagtctcgtctatccgacatgctcagtgattaacctccgccatgtatcacgatcttgcgcaaggtttattgcttcctcgaaattgttaatattaatgtccttaaattgcgactttatttttccaagcaaggtagtcacgggccttcctactggtttagcagtatgtctcagggcttctcttaaagcaacttttgctggagcgtcctcctggagtcttgctacatgaccgaaaaatctcaatcttctatgtgcgactatggatgaccaaggtgtttggttggtttcgttgtagagctcatcatttgataaccaattattattggtccatctaatgttgagaatatttcgaagtagtctccttcgaaaagtgtcaattttgcgatcaagatccttcgttgtgccccacagttcgcaattgtataaaaaaaactctttaataaagtctcaaaAATCCTAGCTTAATgttccggcttatgtttttgcttttaaaaatgcttgacagtgtgttgaaagcatcgttggttataccaattctttgGTTAACgtcttcttcggtccccagcatgcttccaacatatttacacttcttccaactttcatttccttcttgtgattgaaaatttctcagtttttgtgcaattgattttcagatttcttCCTGCCAGTTTGCCAGAAACTCGTTTTTCGATATCTTGCAGTATATGCTGACcagttgatgcccaagagatatcatcagcGTATTGTTGGTCTACTGTGAAAAAAGAATTAGTGGTGGTAGTACTGTAATCATGATCAACTAACTGCGATGGCAGGATAACTGCatcaatatcattatcatctgattTCAAAGAGTTGGCTAAATAAGTAATAAAAAATAGTGCGCTTGCACTATCTCCTTGTGGTGAACCAATGTTAGTGATAAAAGGAAGTCCGAGTTTGCCCTCTAATTTGACGGCGTAGGAGACGTTATCGATTAGTAGTGATATCAGGTGAAGTTAAACGGTAAGTGCAAGTTAATTTGATTTAATGCCAGGATTTTggtcaaatattaaaattctgAAATAACATTAATTTAGATATCAGACGGACTATAGGTGTTACTTATCTCTCACAAAACGCAGCTCAGATACGTGATAGATTGACTCCTATTGATTGGTTAACTATCGGAAATAGAATAGCTAAAATGACCTAATGTTGTgctttttttataataattattatcagTTATCATCATTGCTTTTTCTGCCTTAATGTGGAAGCATAATTTAAaatacagatggtgtgaaataAGTAGGATTgcaggtgatataaaccattctAGAAAGTATTTGGATCTATGTTTATATTACTCCGTGTTAGCTGTCTCTGTTGACATATAAATAGATGGCAGTATTTACATTTACAGTACTATCAGAATACCGGTGCATACGTTTCGTTCCTGTTGATGTTTGTGGTGATTGTAAGACATTACAAATACTTCAGCTATCATGTGCGGTTTGTAGGATattccagttgaaaacttctatctatgcttttttttttttgggggggggggttgaaagtgactagtttagtgtgtaagtcaattgaACGATTAATTGGTTCCACTACGCACTGTTTGTCGGTCTACTACGTATCTTTATAAACCGTATATAGTTTAACTGTTTGTGGACCTTCCTGTCGAGCTAATGATCAAAGCCACTGGTATCTGGAGGAAGTACACAAAAGCTGCTGCAACTATAGTTTCAGCAGACGTATTAGATATGATATTTAATCATTGTAGTGTACGCATATACTATGTACATCTGAGATATATCAAGCAACCCGATCGTCTTTCCGGTAAAAGATACTACACGTAATTATTATACTTTGTGTTGAGTATTTCAGTTATGAAACATAACCTGAAGCAAaacatgattaaaaaaaaatacacttaaTCTGAAACTCTAAATGTTTGGAAAtcaagtttaatatatatacttgaacTTATCAGGCACAAGATATGGTTAGCTCACTTTAAAGAATGCTTGTGCCTTGGTTAGTTCTTTACGATTTTACGTCAATCGAAAGTCTGAGACATGTAAAACAACGAATTCGTTCTACGCGGTAAAAAGTAAACACACATAACCTGAAGATAAAATGATCGGAAAATGTTTATTCtattatcttgacatttatcaGACAGTAGATACGTTTTGTTGTTGTGGTAAAGAATGGACCAGCCATGTTTTTTGCTTTCGATTTTAAGTCATTAACACATGGTTcatttttggtatatatatcCCCCTGTAAGTTTTGCAAAGCCCTGATGTGAAATTTTGATCATTATTGTAAATCGTTGCTTAATGATTTTCAGTATTTATGTTACATATACCCTTTCTGCAGTTACTAAATGTAGCACAGTATGACACTTGCCCTTTACCTTTTAGAGTATACAGACAAGTCTACTTTTGATATACTCTTTGAATTCAGTAAAatttaaatgaattatatataataatgtttTAACTATTACCATATATGGATCCCATTCTCCAGGGACGTATTATGGTGGACTTTAAAggtgaagtggggggggggggggaggaattcCGACTGATTTATAAATCTGAACTTTTATGGAAAGGCCAAAGGCGaacaaataatttcataaagGAGGAGGACtgccctggggtcattgaaaCTGACTCCTACgtagagagggggtggggggagggtctGGAGGTCCTCCCCACTTTCTGTTTTTAAGTATAGACGTCAAAAGGCACATCATCTACCTGACATAAAAGCGTTTCATCTAATACATCGTAACGTTTACTCATCAGAAATGCAAACTGGGCTCGTTTAAAACACCGAAAGGGAAATGCTACGTATAAAGACTAGTAACGTGCACAAGTGAGTGAAGGAGGGGGGACACCGTTCGGTCGGAGATTCCTAAAATCAGTGGGGTTAGAATCCGTCCAATCCTCTATTtgcggacccccccccccccctgcgcATTTCTATCTCACATAAAAGCGTTTCATCCAATACATCGTAACGTTTACTCACctaaaagatatttgaataggAACATGTCGACAAATAAGTTCAGTTTCATCTTTCAAAAATTACCTGGGAATATTTTTACTTTCTAACTTCAACGTAACAGTTCAATCTGACGTGCAATTGGCAGAAAACGTGACGCATGTACAGAAACATCAAGAAGcatcatattaattatttttataattgtaGTTATTCGTTATAAAATCCGGGTAAAATTAGAAGTAGCACTATAAACGAAAGGTTGTGCTGATAAAAAGTAACAATGAACTCAAatgaccccccctccccactgatTGAGGTAGTCACCTGAATCTAgggggaagggtgagggggCATGTAGTGGTGTCTTCCAAACCCTAGAAGAATTTAAGAAAATGGTTCATTCTGAGGCATAACTACAtttatataggtctatataatGTAGGTCTATGACGAAGCTCTAAAAGGAACATGGTGCTaataaaatgtaatgatttacaatttattttctaactgatttaggtaggggccTCAACCGTCACCAGACGTACCAATGTGTTTGTGATGGAGGGAGTAACTGCAGGTCATTGAAACCGTTTTATATCAAGTTACGGGATATGGGGTCATAGAACCcagatttattttaaatttagatGTGAAATTGTCTGAGGCATATACCATAAATGTGGTCCAAATAGGTAGCCCATAACGCATTTTTATTGATACTCTGTATGAGATTGTTataaaattagaagaaaaaaacattcttcCCCGGCTGACGATCTGAGGTGGTCCCCAGCTCAGTTTTGCACACCGTTGCCCTCCATTGCCCCTGTATTGGTGGTGAAACTCCCCCTCCAGTGTACATTTGAGAGAAGCTTAGGATTTTAACTCCAGAGAAGACTTTATAATATCGGAGACACCACCTTCAGCTCCTCCCATCAGACATACAAACTGGGCTCATGTGAAACACCGAAGGAGAGACGTTTAAATAGAAGTGAAGTGCACAAGTGGGTGAGGGAGTGAAACATAGTTCAATCGGAGATTTCTAGATTCAGTGTGCACAGAATTTGACCACCCGTGTCCCCCTCCCTATTTCAA
This window of the Apostichopus japonicus isolate 1M-3 chromosome 9, ASM3797524v1, whole genome shotgun sequence genome carries:
- the LOC139973326 gene encoding uncharacterized protein isoform X3, with amino-acid sequence MIIQRRFDGTINFTRSWEDYQLGFGFLSSELWIGNKKLSYLTNHKRYQLRIDLTTTDGSTFNVTYDAFRISDDSNNYKIVKAEITNRTVVFVDNYIEWCPTNTIYNEFELCDATCADPDSFVNTSCKGSHSCVCPGGFLMNGDNCIRIEDCGCYIESETNGVRGVVLNEGGVCVSPFRSTKCSCTDNHLSCDDSYQCDPNADCEERNGLLQCYCPPGYSGYGTQCRPTDCNALYNNGVRTSGVYEIKPTIWPDSLFEVYCNMSDLGGWTVFQRRVDASQDFYVYWDDYKIGFGNRSRNFWLGNEKIYSLTNQRQYELRIDFVEKGGAPYYAKYDFFRISDENDNFRLDVGNYSDGDAGDSLTYHDDQPFTTRDNDNDDYDYSAYSSETDNVAHYFDGAWLYMNFYDNYDNDSSLNSPYDSDNFYWDTIPGDYNHIKFTEMKVRAIDVEP
- the LOC139973326 gene encoding uncharacterized protein isoform X1, which codes for MDCLLVRAVLVSFLGSVTIGFTLADETSNQQLFVGATEGKVHDLFFLYQRPKYPRDCQEVLHRCSSTSSSGVNLIKPDGYAEPFEAYCDNSVDDGGWMIIQRRFDGTINFTRSWEDYQLGFGFLSSELWIGNKKLSYLTNHKRYQLRIDLTTTDGSTFNVTYDAFRISDDSNNYKIVKAEITNRTVVFVDNYIEWCPTNTIYNEFELCDATCADPDSFVNTSCKGSHSCVCPGGFLMNGDNCIRIEDCGCYIESETNGVRGVVLNEGGVCVSPFRSTKCSCTDNHLSCDDSYQCDPNADCEERNGLLQCYCPPGYSGYGTQCRPTDCNALYNNGVRTSGVYEIKPTIWPDSLFEVYCNMSDLGGWTVFQRRVDASQDFYVYWDDYKIGFGNRSRNFWLGNEKIYSLTNQRQYELRIDFVEKGGAPYYAKYDFFRISDENDNFRLDVGNYSDGDAGDSLTYHDDQPFTTRDNDNDDYDYSAYSSETDNVAHYFDGAWLYMNFYDNYDNDSSLNSPYDSDNFYWDTIPGDYNHIKFTEMKVRAIDVEP
- the LOC139973326 gene encoding uncharacterized protein isoform X2; the encoded protein is MSTYDLFFLYQRPKYPRDCQEVLHRCSSTSSSGVNLIKPDGYAEPFEAYCDNSVDDGGWMIIQRRFDGTINFTRSWEDYQLGFGFLSSELWIGNKKLSYLTNHKRYQLRIDLTTTDGSTFNVTYDAFRISDDSNNYKIVKAEITNRTVVFVDNYIEWCPTNTIYNEFELCDATCADPDSFVNTSCKGSHSCVCPGGFLMNGDNCIRIEDCGCYIESETNGVRGVVLNEGGVCVSPFRSTKCSCTDNHLSCDDSYQCDPNADCEERNGLLQCYCPPGYSGYGTQCRPTDCNALYNNGVRTSGVYEIKPTIWPDSLFEVYCNMSDLGGWTVFQRRVDASQDFYVYWDDYKIGFGNRSRNFWLGNEKIYSLTNQRQYELRIDFVEKGGAPYYAKYDFFRISDENDNFRLDVGNYSDGDAGDSLTYHDDQPFTTRDNDNDDYDYSAYSSETDNVAHYFDGAWLYMNFYDNYDNDSSLNSPYDSDNFYWDTIPGDYNHIKFTEMKVRAIDVEP